In the Malus domestica chromosome 16, GDT2T_hap1 genome, one interval contains:
- the LOC114823319 gene encoding 18.0 kDa class II heat shock protein-like, whose translation MATTLADVKETKDAYVFVVDVPGPRPNMINVKIEEDNVLVVSGERKKEKERDQGIKYLRMERRLGKYLKKFVLLNNVDIERISAECQDRVLTVTVAKKLPPEQKKPKGAFTNP comes from the coding sequence ATGGCCACCACACTTGCAGATGTGAAGGAGACTAAAGATGCCTACGTTTTCGTGGTGGATGTTCCAGGGCCGAGGCCGAATATGATTAATGTGAAGATTGAGGAAGATAACGTGCTGGTGGTGAGcggggaaaggaagaaagagaaggagagGGATCAGGGGATCAAGTACTTGAGGATGGAGAGGAGGCTTGGGAAGTATCTCAAGAAGTTTGTGTTGCTGAACAACGTCGATATTGAGAGGATTTCGGCCGAGTGTCAGGATAGGGTGCTGACTGTGACAGTTGCGAAGAAGCTGCCGCCAGAGCAGAAGAAGCCTAAgggcgcgtttactaatccgtaa